DNA from Musa acuminata AAA Group cultivar baxijiao chromosome BXJ1-5, Cavendish_Baxijiao_AAA, whole genome shotgun sequence:
TCCTAAATCATTAAAATCTCATGAGGCTGACAAACTCACAATATAATAGGATCAGCAGACGAGAGAAGTGGATGTTCAGCACCGTGTTTATGATGCGCAGAACATGATCTCAGGATCCCTGCAGCCCACATGGCTGGCAATTCCGGCCTCCGCCGACCACCGCCCACGTTACTCCGCTCGCCTAAACACCACCGCCCCCTTCGTGGGTCTAAAAGCGGACTGCAACCTGTAAAGCGCTCGTCGGTGAAACATGTAGCTGCCACCTGACTCCTAAAACCTTCGAGATTCCGTGCACCGACCCTCGCAGGGAGAACATGTTAGTCTTCGTTTGATGGAGATGCGACCGTCGTCGAGGTTGTCAGTGAAGCGGCTACCAACGCTTTAGTCTCAAAGACCCCATGGCCAGCGAGCAGCAGCTTCTCCTTTGATTGCGGCCGGGCCGACAGCAGCACGTTTTGGCCACATGATCGCCATGATTGAAGATCGATCGAACTGTCTTCCTCATCCACCTCGACAAAAATTCTCCATCACAGCTTGTTTTCCTTCCCAACTTGAAGGCACTGCAGACAAGCTGGAGGACAACACGCAGTTCCAGCGTTGTCGTCAGGCCAGCTAGATGTGATCTGTAGGATGCTGGCCATGCAGCTTGCGTCTTTATTCCTCGAATACCTGCAGGTGATAGCGTgccatcagatcatgatgaggatTGGAGAGTTTGATCTGTCAGGGGACCATGTTTTGCAGGAGACAACCACCACATTAAGACCACACAAGCTTTGCTGCATGTTCTCCGTCAGACTAAGAGGAGGATAACATCAAAGAATTGGGTGAACATTTGCTGCACCCACTTGTTTTACAGGATCATGTGATGGTGTCAAGAAGAACATACAAAGTCGACCTACAAGTAGTGAGCAGCTGACATCCTAATTCTAAGAAATCAGTAAAATGGGAACAACAGATGATtcattactttatatatatatatatatatatatttatatatttatttatttatttatttatttatttatatttatatatatatataatgttgaaATTTATAGAAACCTTGCAAGGGTAGATGTGTAAAAATACCTCAATATATTAGGGGGCCAAGAAAGTGGGGATTGGCCAACTGCTAGTGGGGCCATCTGCCCCCCTTAACCCGCATGACCTTCGACCTCTCCCCAGCCCTGCCTTTGCCTATTAAAGCCCGTGGCAACCAAAGAAGCAGGGAAAGGGGCAGGAATGAGCACTAGAAGCagctgatagatagatagatagagctgCTGAGTTACagtgaggaagagagagagagagagagggctagGACTACTCTTCCCTCGCACTTGCTTGTTTAGTGCAAGAATACTGGGGCTAGTACTGTTATTTTCTTCGAGTGCTAGTGCTACATGGCTGTGGAGGTAGAAGATGATGTGTTCTTTGCAGATCTAAGCAAGCAGCTTGCGCTGCTAATCATGGATGATGAGGAAGAATTCCCGGCGCAGTATCCTCTGCTTCCGGCTCAGGTTGGTCGCCAGTTTGCTCACTCCTCTTTGTAAACCCCGTTTCCTTGGCTGATCATAGGAGAGCGGATCAGATTCCTGTTATGAAATCTTGCTCTGCTTTTGCTTTTTCCCTTTGTTTTCTTCATCTGTTAGGTATTGCTTTTACTGGTTGTTCAAAATTGAAGCTGTATAATAGTAAAAAAACACCTGTGTATAATCCATTGTTAACTTCACTTTATATACACTCAGCAGCAATTCATGATTCTTTATATTGTGCACTCATCCATCTTGAGGTCACTTCTTAGTTAAGACTTTTACCTCTTACAATCACTCAAACCTCCTTGTCATGAACATGATCTGAACCTACTTGATGACATTGTATAACAAGGGATCATACTCTTTTGTCCACAGGAGCTTCCTTACATGCCCCAAATCATGATGCCACCTTCATATGGCTATGAAGTGTCCTACAGAAGGGAGAGCAAAGGAACTGGGGTGTTCATTCCACAGTCCACTGCACCAAGAAGGAAGAACAGGTCAAGGAGGCAAACCACAGTGGATAGCCACCCCCAAAGGCAGTTGAACAAGTCTGCCATTGTGGTTTCTCAAGTCACCAAGAACTATAACTTTCACCCCAATCATTACAGTCACTCAAGTGTGCTAAAGAGACACACATAGGGCTCTCGAGTGATCTCTGTCTCACACTAACCTCTCTGGTCCTGGTAGATTTGTTTACAGTGTCGAGTGTCTTCTATGGTGCACTGCAGAGGGAAATAACACTCTTCCAACTGGTATTGTGCTTGTGAGGAGGGCCTATAATAAGCTTCAACCCTCTTCAGTGATTAATGCAACTGATGAAGGGCAAATAGGAGTGGATCAAGTGATCATTGAATGTATTGATTGGTGAATGTACAGCATGATAATAATCATGTTATTGAGATATTGTTATTGATGTGATGAGGGCCTTCAAGTCCTCTTTATCTGGAGGCCAACCAAAGCAACAATGAAGTGCCAAAAGCTAATAATGTACTTAGTACTCCCTTTCTAATCTAAAGGGTTTTTACAATATCTATCCTGCCAAAGTTTGGAAATAGTGTATTTATGCttgtaaaattttgatattacatatatttcttccttctttgtTAACTTTCCTCCAAATAATACAAGTAAATTGCTACCAATTAGTTCAAGCCAATATATACATCTAATGCATAAAATATCCTTAATTTTCTATCAATCATAAAACTTTTTAAGCTTACTAATATCTAATGCACTAATGTTTCAACTAATAAACAAATGAGAGTGATTTAACTACATGTCATCCCTGTACGTGAGGTCCCACATCAGCTGGCAACAGTTCACAGATTGCCATGGGGGGGCCATACAGGATGGTACATCTGCCTCAGGTATAGATGGTGACGATGCATGCATGTGATGGCCCTGTGTTACCATGCAAGCAATTATCTATGGCATGGGAACAAATGGGGCCAGAATCGAATACCAAACACATGCATGGCAGATCATGGTCGGCATGCATGCCAGGTTATATCTGCATCATCTGCTCTGGAATCTGCTGCTTTCTTGGCTGGTGTGCACCGAGTCGCACGCAATTCCCCATTGATTTATGGGACTGCCTAACAAATAATGCTCTCTTCTTCATCGCATTCTCTGCAGCAGATTCACTGACAAGGGTGGGTGGAAACCTATAACGTCGGAGGAGATCGAAACAATAACTAGTGAACAAACTCCGCCACTTAGTGTTGGCTTCATCCTTTGGCCTATGAATGCATCTAATAAGCAGAAAAGACTTGTGAGTGAGAGATTGTGGAGTCTCGTTCATTTATCCTCGTCAAACTTGTACAGCAGATCACCTTTAGGCTACTGAATTCATCTTGTTATACGAGAAATCATAGGAAGAATTCATGAACGTCTACCTGAAACTTGAGAGATCTCTGCCCAGCTCTCATGTGAGTTGATCCTGTCGGTGCAGCTCTGCAAAGGAACAGCCAGCCGTgaaatattagaacatgcaacacCGTCATCGGAAAGAGGAACCAGACCCTGTTAATATGACTGCTGCTGTTTCCATTGAGGAAATGAAGCTGTAAAATGTGACACAATTTCAACAAGCATGCTATATTGGTCGGAGGACTTCAAAGGCATTTGGTCCAGCCTTGCGAAACAAGGTTGAAACTTGAATGTTAAGGTTGCAAGAATGCTGCAGTGTTCTACAAGCTAAAGCACTGATGTAAGCGGTGATAACCCAGTGCAGAAACGAAGTGTAAGATGTGCTAGGTAAGACTTATGGAATTAAACTATAAAAAGATTCCTGGTATTAAAACAGAGGTTCATCAACGTGATTTCACTATAATCAGATTTATCCTAAGTCTCGCCACCATTAAGGGCCGGCAATTACGTCAATTGGATATTAATAATACCTTTTTACAaatgactctaactgaagatgtttttatgtaaCAACCTCCTAGTTTATTATCTGAAGTTGTATTGGAGTTTGTAGAAAATGAAGATTCTTGGTATTGAtatgtatgggagtttgtaggCTTCTAAGATGTATGAAAGTTTGTAGAAGATATTTAACATGCACTCAATCTGATTTACTATATgaagttggtttaataagtagatacATGAAAGCTTCTAAGACACTCGTTTAAATGTCACTAaaagaattttatgatatattaaaaaatcaattgagtataaaatattatattcgtCATTTAAATGATTAGAGCTCATTGGATACAGTGATTGTGATTATGTCGAAAGCTACGATGATGATCGTAAGAGTACAAtcgaatttatattttatttcgaTGAAATTACATTCACATggtcttagaaaaaaaaaaaacatatctttGCTCTATCAAAttatgaagcagaatatatagcggtATTTTTGTTgtgtttgtcatgcaatatgACTAAGCCTATTACTACAAGAACTTcatatgccaaaaaaaaaaagtcaaccaAAATTTATGTTGAGAACAATAATTAGCTATTGCCTTAACATGAATTCTTATAAAATGAAATATTGTATCAAGACAAAGAAGTTAAGCTACTTCATGTCAAGGTAAATGAACAAATGGTCGATGTACTTACAAATCAtctcaaatttaaaaatattttaataacatCTAAAGAAACTTAACGTATTAGATGGAACAAATTTAAGGGGAAAGAATATTGGAAATTAAATTGATTAaggtatcataaaaaaaattcattgtaCCAAGAAAGAGATTCATTGCATCAAGGAGAAAAACAAGGGAGAAACCAAATTGACTATTGATTCTtgaaagaattaaaaaaataataatttattttaattataattaatataatatatctataaAAACTATATAAAGATTCATCAaatatataaagtttttaaaattataattttttttagaaaaacatAAAAGATTTTATCTGGTTCTACTCTTCATTGTGTGTTAAAGCTATATCTCTTTTTTTCGATCAATTTCAACAAGACTCTGCTCTGAATGACAACTCCTTTTCCCTCCTGCCTTAGATTGAGGTGTATGCCGTTAATTGATGTGTGGCACAGTTTAGCTCTCGGACGTGATAGGAAAAAGAGGCTCTAATTGTGACAACTCATAATCTTTGGTTGGCCATATCAATCAATAAAAGCTTGACTTTTTTTGTCATGTACAAATGCTTATTGCAAGGCAGCCGTATCCTATAAAGACGGCAACATTCACGACGAGCAGATCATATCTCGACAGCGAGCCAAATATAGAGGTATTGTAAATTCCTTTCCAACTCCCATCAGTTTTGGAGTTTTGGTAAATCCATACGATCGAGGTATAAATAGATTCGAGTCTCCAAGGTGAGTACCATAGCAAATCGATTGAACGATGATGAGGAGAGGTTTCCCGTGCTCCCTTCTTTGCCTCTTATCCTTCGTAGCCGCTGCCGGTGCTTCTCTGGGAAGTGCAAGACTTGCGTCGAGGCAGGGAGATGCCCTTAACGAGTTCATCTTCGATGTTACCAAGTTGCGAAGGGAAGCAGTCGATGTTGCTTCCTCTAAGGCTAGTATGTTTCTCGATGATCTGACCTCGAGAGTACATGACAACGATGggttgaaggagaaggacaagaTCGTGAAGCTGCCCGGCCAGCCTCAAGGAGTAGACTTCGATCAGTATGCAGGTTATGTCACCGTCGACGCCGGAAGCGGACGAGCCCTCTTCTATTACTTCGCTGAGGCAGTCGGCCGTGACAACAGTTCCAAGCCTCTACTTCTCTGGTTCAATGGAGGTTAGCGATCACCAGTTCATCGCTTCTTACATGTTCCTCAAGATCTTAACGAGACTGTGACCCAGGGCCTGGCTGTTCGTCCTTCGGGTACGGGGCGATGGAGGAGCTCGGTCCCTTCCGCGTCATGAGCGACGGGAGAACTCTTTACAGGAACCCGTATGCTTGGAACGCAGGTATGCAGCAGGAATTCACAGCGACTGTGAGCAGCAGCATCATGGTGTACTGATCGAACGTGATGATGCAGTGGCCAACGTGTTGTTCTTGGAGAGCCCTGCCGGCGTCGGCTTCTCGTACTCGAACACCACCTCGGATTACGACaagagcggcgaccagaagacagCCGAGGACGCGTACGTGTTCATTCTGAACTGGATGGAGAGGtttccggagtacaaagggagagACTTCTACTTAGCAGGGGAGAGCTACGCGGGCCACTACGTGCCTCAGCTCGCCCTCACCATCCTCCAACACGAGAACCGCTCGGCCAGTGCTGCAGCCATCAATCTCAAAGGGATCGCGGTATCAGAACTCGACTCTCGGATCCAGTTTCTTTTCTTGTCTTGCGATTACGATCTTGCTGTAAGCTGCGTGTTGCTCGATGGAAGATTGGCAATGCGGCGATCGACATGGAGAGCGACAACAGAGGGATGTACGACTTCTTCTGGACGCACGCACTGATCTCAGACGCGACGGTGGATGCAATCCACAAACACTGCAACTTCTCGTCCGAGGACGACACACAGCCGCCGCAGTGCGCGCAGGCTCTGCAGGACGCCGAGAGGGTCTTCGAGGAGCTCGACATCTACAATATATATGCTCCGCGGTGCTCGTCATCCAGCTTGTCCCCCACTCCGAAGAAGCCAGAGGTTCGTCTCTTGCAACACATGTCCTCTCTCGTTCTTCTTCATTTCGATCTCAAGGTTGCTAAAAGCAGATTCCTCACTCAATTCTGAGAGATGCAGATCGACAATTTCGATCCATGTAGCGGTGTTTACATTAAGGCATATCTGAATGATCCTGACGTGCAGAAAGCGCTCCATGCTAATGTTACGAAGCTCGACTACCCTTGGTCTGGCTGCAGGTATGCACCCAAGCAAACTCTCTTTAACGCTGTCATATGAATGATTGATTTAGCAGCACCATTTTATGGCAATATTCTTGTTCTAGTTGTTACATCATCATCAGAGTCGACAACAGAGAGGGGTGATAAATTACAGGGTTAGAGGTAAAAAGCAAAGAGATGCCTATTAGGGTCATGATCATCTTCATTTGATCTCAGTGCTGTGGATCAATGACGTGACTGTCACTTTAGTCGACTGCAAAAACCAGAAATGGATTCACTACAAATACCTATCCATGTGTGGTGATCATAATGCAGCAGAGGTTGCACATCAATGCCAGTTGATTTGTGGAACCTATTGTGGTCAGAAACAAAG
Protein-coding regions in this window:
- the LOC135673321 gene encoding serine carboxypeptidase II-3-like, yielding MMRRGFPCSLLCLLSFVAAAGASLGSARLASRQGDALNEFIFDVTKLRREAVDVASSKASMFLDDLTSRVHDNDGLKEKDKIVKLPGQPQGVDFDQYAGYVTVDAGSGRALFYYFAEAVGRDNSSKPLLLWFNGGPGCSSFGYGAMEELGPFRVMSDGRTLYRNPYAWNAVANVLFLESPAGVGFSYSNTTSDYDKSGDQKTAEDAYVFILNWMERFPEYKGRDFYLAGESYAGHYVPQLALTILQHENRSASAAAINLKGIAIGNAAIDMESDNRGMYDFFWTHALISDATVDAIHKHCNFSSEDDTQPPQCAQALQDAERVFEELDIYNIYAPRCSSSSLSPTPKKPEIDNFDPCSGVYIKAYLNDPDVQKALHANVTKLDYPWSGCSQVIPNWKDSPSTILPIIRQIQANGVQVLVYSGDIDGRVPVTSTTYSLSLLKLPVKAPWRSWTVNDQVGGYAVVYDGNLTFATVRGAGHEVPSYQPARSLEMIKSFLNGENLPA
- the LOC135675152 gene encoding uncharacterized protein LOC135675152, giving the protein MAVEVEDDVFFADLSKQLALLIMDDEEEFPAQYPLLPAQELPYMPQIMMPPSYGYEVSYRRESKGTGVFIPQSTAPRRKNRSRRQTTVDSHPQRQLNKSAIVVSQVTKNYNFHPNHYSHSSVLKRHT